A genomic window from Nerophis ophidion isolate RoL-2023_Sa linkage group LG22, RoL_Noph_v1.0, whole genome shotgun sequence includes:
- the LOC133540527 gene encoding fumarate hydratase, mitochondrial-like yields the protein MLRSFRRLQRFHCHLRTLQPVGVACKGASVPCRMASSGFRVERDTFGELKVPSDKYYGAQTVRSTINFQIGGPSERMPLRVIQAFGVLKKAAAVVNKDYGLDPKIADAICQAADEVASGQLDDHFPLVVWQTGSGTQTNMNVNEVISNRAIEILGGQLGSKDPVHPNDHVNKSQSSNDTFPTAMHIAVATEVHQVLLPGLETLHAALAAKAEEFRDIIKIGRTHTQDAVPLSLGQEFSGYVQQVNYSIQRVKAAMPRVYELAAGGTAVGTGLNTRVGFAEKVASTVSALTGLPFITAPNKFEALAAHDALVELSGALNTVAVSMMKIANDVRFLGSGPRSGLGELILPENEPGSSIMPGKVNPTQCEAMTMVAAQVMGNHVAVTVGGSNGHFELNVFKPMMVKNVLNSARLLGDASVSFTRNCVVGIRANKERIEKLMNESLMLVTALNPHIGYDKAAAIAKTAHKKGSTLKAVAVELGYLTEEQFDQWVKPSDMLGPK from the coding sequence ATGCTTCGTTCTTTCCGACGCCTGCAGCGCTTTCACTGCCATCTCCGGACATTGCAGCCAGTCGGCGTGGCGTGTAAAGGTGCCAGCGTCCCGTGCAGGATGGCCAGCTCAGGGTTCCGAGTGGAACGGGACACGTTCGGCGAACTCAAGGTGCCCTCGGACAAGTACTATGGCGCCCAGACGGTCAGGTCCACCATCAACTTCCAGATCGGAGGACCGTCGGAGAGAATGCCGCTTCGTGTCATCCAGGCCTTCGGGGTCCTGAAGAAAGCGGCGGCGGTAGTCAACAAAGACTACGGCCTGGACCCGAAGATAGCCGACGCCATTTGCCAGGCGGCGGATGAAGTCGCGTCGGGCCAGCTGGACGATCACTTCCCTCTGGTGGTGTGGCAGACCGGCTCCGGCACCCAGACCAACATGAACGTCAACGAGGTGATCAGCAACCGGGCTATTGAGATTCTCGGCGGGCAGCTGGGTTCTAAAGACCCGGTCCACCCCAACGACCACGTCAATAAGAGCCAGAGTTCTAACGACACCTTCCCTACGGCCATGCACATTGCCGTTGCCACCGAGGTCCACCAGGTTCTGCTGCCCGGCCTGGAGACGCTGCATGCCGCGTTGGCGGCCAAGGCGGAGGAGTTTCGAGACATCATCAAGATCGGCCGCACGCACACTCAGGACGCCGTGCCGCTCTCGCTCGGACAGGAGTTCAGCGGCTACGTGCAGCAGGTCAACTACAGCATCCAACGCGTCAAAGCCGCCATGCCCAGGGTGTACGAGCTGGCCGCCGGAGGCACGGCGGTCGGCACGGGCCTCAACACCCGCGTGGGCTTCGCCGAAAAGGTGGCCTCCACCGTCTCCGCCCTCACCGGGCTTCCCTTCATCACCGCCCCGAACAAGTTCGAAGCCCTGGCGGCGCACGACGCCCTGGTGGAGCTGAGCGGCGCCCTGAACACGGTGGCCGTCAGCATGATGAAGATCGCCAACGACGTCCGCTTCCTGGGCTCGGGGCCGCGCTCCGGCCTGGGGGAGCTCATCCTCCCGGAGAACGAGCCCGGGAGCAGCATCATGCCCGGCAAGGTGAACCCCACCCAGTGCGAGGCCATGACCATGGTGGCCGCCCAGGTCATGGGCAACCACGTGGCCGTCACCGTCGGCGGCAGCAACGGCCACTTCGAGCTCAACGTCTTCAAGCCCATGATGGTGAAGAACGTGCTCAACTCGGCGCGGCTGCTGGGCGACGCCTCCGTCTCCTTCACCCGCAACTGCGTGGTGGGCATCCGGGCCAACAAGGAGAGGATCGAGAAGCTGATGAACGAGTCGCTCATGCTGGTCACCGCCCTCAACCCGCACATCGGCTACGACAAGGCGGCCGCCATCGCCAAGACGGCGCACAAGAAGGGCTCCACGCTGAAGGCGGTGGCCGTGGAGCTGGGATACCTCACGGAGGAGCAGTTTGACCAGTGGGTGAAGCCCAGCGACATGCTGGGACCCAAATGA